TGTAATATAATGGATTGTACCCCCAATTATAGGCAGAAGAAGGATTCGCCTCATCTACAGCACCGAAACAATATAAAGGCAATAATTCAACATGTGTAACGCCTAAATCTTTTATATGAGACAAACCTGTCAATGTCCCATTTCGCCCTGTTGTTCCTTCTTCCATTAGCCCTTTATACGTTCCTTTTTTACTCACTCCACTGTTCGGATGAATAGTAGCATCACGAATATGCAGTTCATACAATACGGCATCTGTCATTGCTTGTAATGGTGGTAATTGCTCTCGTTTCGTTACAGTCGTCTTTTCTAAATCAATAACAATGCCATACTTCCCATTTACAGTCACTGACTTTGCGTAAGGATCCACCGCTTCGTTCCATATTAAATTAATACAAACAAGAAATGTATACTTTTCCCCAGCTAAGTCGCCCTGTAATGTATGAGTCCAAACTCCATTTTCTCCTCTATACATTTCATAATCGGTATATTCTTTATCACTTTTATAAATTCTTACTTTCGCAAGTCTCGCAGTTGGAGCCCACACTTTAAATGTCGTTTCTTCCTTTTGGTGCACTGCCCCTAAATCGGTGCCTTCGTAATAATACTTTTCATCAAAAATCGCTGTTCTTATGACAGCACCTATTTGTAAATCCGTTTCTTCATTCCGTTCATCTCGTACTGTATAATATTTCCCCACATCCAGCGGCTCTTCTATAAAGCACTCATACTTCGTTGCATCTGGAAGCGCAATTGTATGAGCAATCGGTAACTCTTTCACGTTACTTCCTTCTTGCAAGCGAAATGTCCGACTTGTTCCATACGCATGTGGGAGCAAAATTGTAATTTTATTCATTTCATCTAAATAGGCATCAAATGGACGTTTTACTTTCAACATAAAAAAATCACCATCATTCTTAAAGTTAAATGAAACGAGCTGCAAATGATAAGGCTATTCTTATCAGCAAGACTCTATACAGTAACACATTATTCTTTATAGTATATTCACCTGTATAAAAAACGTTTTCATACATTCTATTTTTGTAATTTTATTTCAGCAATTGCTTTATATTTCGGTGTCTCCTTCACGTGAGACTCGTATAGAGTAATCGTATCCGCTTGAAATGATATTTCAGGCACTTCCTTTATATGTTCTAAATCGAAATTTTCTTCTCCTACCCATTTACGGGCAACAGTAATATGCGGATGATACGGGCGCGTGTCTAAAGAAAATCCATTCCCTTCACAAATAGCTTGTATTTGCTTTTGTACTTGAAACAAATCGTGATTCTCGCTTACCTTCGCCCAAAAAATACGTGGCCTATCTTCCATACCAAACGTTGAAAATCCTTGTAACTTGAACGATAGTTCATTTGTTTCTGTAAGTGTTTGTAATCCATTCTGTATTCCCTCTAATTGTTCCTCTGTCGCACTCCCTAAAAATGAAAGGGTAATATGATAGTCTTCTTTATGTACCCATGAACGAAATGGTAATTCTCCCTGCATTTCTTGTTTATAGTTAGACAGCACTTCTTTTATATGATTTGGTAAAGTGATTGCGACAAAATAATGCGGCTTCATGTACATCTTCTCCTTCTTTCTATTGTTGCTTTTCTTTCTTATCTCATTCCATTAAAAAGAATCAAACTCCCCTACAAGTCTAACCAAGTTCAGGTCGCGTTAATAGATGAAATTATATCGGCATTTCGACAAGGAATATCGGCTTAACAACAAACGGCACATAATAGAAAACCGTCCCAAAATATGTATCGGGACGGTCTTTTATTATTTATATCTCCATTACTTCGCTAATTCATGAATTGCTTGCGCGTAAATTGCTGTCGCTTTTAATAAGTCTTCAATTTCAATATATTCGTCCTTTTGATGCGCAAGTTCTTCTTTTCCAGGGAATAGCGGACCAAATGCTACACCAGCTTTTAATGAACGAGCGTAAGTGCCGCCGCCAATCGCTAATAGCTCTGCTTTTTCTCCTGTTTGTTCTTCGTATACGCGCTGCAACGTACGAATTAATACGTGGTCTTTATCAACGTGATGCGGACGAGAGTTTGAATAATCCGCTACTTCAAATCCATGAGTACTAACGTATTCTTTTAACTTCGCAATCATCTCTTCGAAGTTAGTCGTAACTGGATAACGTACGTTTAATCCTAAATTGCCACCATTTTCTTTCGTATAAGAAAGACGACCAACATTCACTGTTAACGGACCACTAACTTCATCTTTATAAGCAATAGTAGCCTTTTCACCATAAATATCACCAATAAATGTTTCTGTTGCAAATGTTGCAAAAGAAGCTCCCTTTCCATCAAGAGCGACTTTCGTTAAGAAGTTTGCTAGTAATAAACCTGCATTCTCACCCTTCTCCGGAGTAGATCCGTGAGCTGAAATCCCTTTAATTTGCAACGTCACCATATTACCTTCTACAATTGCTTCACCTATTTTTTTAGCAGTTTGTAAATACTCTTCATATGCTACTGTAAGTGCATTTACATCTTCTCCAGTAATAATCGCTTCTGCAAAATCAGGAACCATATTTAAACGGCGACCTGACTCAAACGAAACAAGTTCATATGTACCTTTTTTCTCTTCACTACCATTTTGCACAACTTGTATATCAGAAATACCTTTTTCTGCATTAATAATTGGAAAGTCCGCGTCTGGCGCAAAACCGATTGTTGGCATTTCTTCGTTTTTAAAGTAATGATCTACACATTTCCAATTACTTTCCTCATCTGTCCCTAAAATCATACGAACGCGTTTTGAAAGAGGTAAACCTAATTCTTTCACAATTTTCATCGCATAATAAGCTGCCATCGTTGGGCCTTTATCGTCAATTGCACCGCGTGCAAAAATCTTTCCATCGCGAATATCCGCACTATATGCAGGAGTCGTCCAGCCATCGCCTTCTGGTACAACGTCAACATGACAAAGAATACCTACTAATTCTTCTCCTTGCCCCATTTCAAGATGACCTGCATACCCTTCTAAATTTTTAGAAGCAAAACCTTCAGTTTCTCCTTTATGTAACATGAAAGATAAAGCTTTTTCTACACCTTCACCGAATGGTGCGCCCTCTTTCGCCGATTCTTCTTCCCATACACTTTTAATTTGTAAAAATTGTTGTGTATCACGAATTAAATCATCTTTTCGTTTCGCAACTTCTTCTGTCCAATTAATTGCTGACATCACGCATCCATCCTTCACTATATTGTTTCTTTCATCATAACAAACCGAAATCTCTTATGCCATACACGAAAACTAAATACCGAACAATTGTAATATTTCAGATATTTCTTATTAGTTTTTCTTTTATTTTTCTAAAAAAATTTGCAGGAATTTGGCGTTTTACGTAGAATTTTATGTGTTAGTTGACTGACCATATATACAATGTCAACTACCAATATTTTTCTATATGAATATTTGTTAAATTTCTGTAAAATTTAAGTAGATTAAAGCATGAATTTTATCATGTAGAGTACAATGGTAGTAACGACCTTCTTTCCTGAATGGGGTCAAAAAAACTAGTAGAGGAGTGGTTTTCTCTTGAAACCTACAACTACTCGTATGCTAACACGCATTAAATCAATTTATATGTACATCAATGAAAACGGAACGGTAACGACGAAAGACCTTGTAGATGAGTTCGGGATCACACCGCGAACGATACAACGTGATCTAAATGTGTTGCAGTTTAATGAACTCGTGTATAGCCCTTGCCGCGGTAAGTGGACAACAACAGGAAAGAAAGTGAGAATGACCTCATAACGAAAAATAATTGTATGTAAATAAATACATACCCCTTTCTAACTCATTAGAAAGGGGTCTTTTCTGCGCCTAAAAACAGCACTATTTTTCAGTATCTACTTGATATGTTTTTAACATCTCTACTTCTTCATCTGTTAGCTCTCGGTATTGTCCAAGTTCTAGCTCTTCATCTAATACCAACGGTCCCATCTCTGTTCTCTTTAGGTAGACTACTTTTTTCCCTACCGCTTCAAACATACGCTTCACTTGATGGAACTTTCCTTCTGTAATGACAAGCTCGATTTCAGAAATATCATCGCTTTTTAATATTGTAAGTGCACCTGGCTTTGTTTCATAGCCATCATCTAAAATAACACCTTTAGCAAACTCTTTTACATCCTCTTCTGTTACTACTCCTGCAACGTGTGCATAATATTTTTTCGGCACATGCTTTTTCGGAGATAACAATTGATGCGATAACTTCCCGTCATTTGTTATTAATAAGAAACCTTCCGTATCAATATCAAGTCTTCCAACTGGGAACGGATTAAAGATCGCATCTTCTAACTCTAATAAATCTATTACCGTTTCATGATTATCATCTTCTGTCGCTGAAATAACGCCTTGTGGCTTATGCATCATTAAATAAACAAACTCTTTATACTCCACAACTTCACCGTGAATCATAACTTCTTGTTCTTCTACATTTACATGAACCTTTGCATCTTTCACTGGCGTTCCATCAATTTTTACAACGCCGTCTTTCAATAATTTCTTTACTTCTTTTCTACTTCCATATCCCATATTTGCTAATAATTTATCTAATCTCACGTTTTTCACCTTCTTTGTTTATCATAGAAAAGGGGACGTAATTACGCCCCTTTTGATTTCAACTTTATTTTGAATCTATTGCCAAGTTTACGCTGGATTTTCTCTAACGCTTCTCCGCCAAATACTCTTTCAAGTACTCCTGTGCGAATTGCTAACAATCCGTAAACAAGACCACCAATACCTGCACAAATCACAACTGTAATAAGAGCGCCCATTCGGCTATCAGGCGAAATCATGAAGGATAAAATCCATTGTGATAATTTTACAGTAACGACCATTATAAATGTTAGTACTGCAATTTGGAATGTTCTCTTATATACAACACCGAATGAATAATTTGCGTATTTTTTAATTTGTTGGTTTGTGTACCAAACAGAAGCTAAGAAACCAACAGCTGTTGCTAAAATCGCCCCTACTGTACCGAAGTAACGAATAAAGATTACGTTACATACAAATTTCAAAATAACACCCATTATAAGCGCGATAATCGCATGCTTTTGTTGGTTAATACCTTGCAGAATTGCCGCTGTTACTGTAAATAAAGCAAATAACAACGCAACCGGTGCATACCACATTAATACTTGTCCACCTAGTGGATCTGAATCGTAAAACGCAGTATAAATTGGATAGGCAAGTGATGAAATACCGACAACTGCTGGCAATGTTAAGAACATATTTGCCTGGAATGTTTGTGTAATTTGTAACTTTAAATAACGGTATTGTTTTTCAGTAAATGATTTTGTAATCGCTGGTACAAGCGTTAAACTAAATGCTGTCGCAAGTGATACAGGAATCATAATTAATTTATGCGTCCACATTGTGAAAATACCGAGAGCTCGCTCTGCAATATCTCCTTGACCAATCGCTTGCATAATTGAGTTAAATGTCAATGTATCAATTTGTTGATATAAAGGAATTGTTAACCCAATTACAACGTAAGGAATCGCATATGCAAATAATTCTTTAAATAATTGAACAGTGCTCACTGTTGATTCAGGTGCAGTTTGTTCAATTAAATATTGATCCAAATGTTTTTTACGTTTTAACCAGTACCAAATTAAGACGCCGAGCGCTCCAACTGCTGAAACGAACGCTGCAAATGTCGCTACTCCTACCGCTGTTGCAACTGTACCGCCAAGTACTTTAATAACGATAAAACTACCCGCTAATAAAAAGACAATACGAATAATTTGTTCAATAATTTGTGAAACAGTAGTCGGCCCCATTGATTGGTGACCTTGGAAATAACCACGAATTAAACTCGCTGCCGGTACAACAATAAGTGCAAAACTTACAAGACGAATAATCGTCGTAACTTCTTCTACATTACTGTGTATACTTTGTTTACCGAGCATTGCTTCTGCAAACAGTGGCGCCGTCATGTATAGAACTAGGAACGAAAGAACTCCTGTTACTATCATCATAACCATTCCCGAGCGGAACATTCTCCGGCTCGTTTTATAATCGCCAAGTGCGTTATATTTGGAAACAAATTTGGAAACAGCGAGCGGCACCCCTGCCGTTGCAATACTTAAAAAGATCGTATATGGAATGTATCCATATGTATAGAGCGTTCCGCCTTCTGTCCCTACTAATGCATGAAACGGAAAGACGTAAATCATGCCTAAGAACTTTACTAAAAATGTCCCTAGCGTAACAATAAGTGTTCCGCGCAGAAATTTCGAATCGGACATACAAAAATCCTCCTACATCTACATAAAGTGAAACTTTAATGAATTGAACTATTCGAGCATTTGAGGACTATTAGACTTCCCCTAACTCTTAAGGTTTTAGTCTTATGGTTCACAAATAAAAGGATAGTGCTGAACTCTAACTTTTGTATTGTACCACAATTCTCCCTTTAAGCAGTACTTCACTCTATTTTTCTTTTAAGGGAAAACATGCTATTCTTTTAGGCAGGAAATGTAGAAAATGAGGTCGATATATTATGCATTATGATGTTATTGTCATCGGCGGTGGTCCTTCTGGGCTAATGGCTGCAATCGGTGCTGCAGAAGAAGGCGCAAATGTCTTACTTCTTGATAAAGGAAATAAATTAGGACGTAAACTTGCGATTTCGGGTGGCGGTCGCTGTAACGTAACGAACCGTCTACCACTTGATGAGATCGTTAAACATATACCAGGAAATGGCCGCTTCTTATACAGCGCTTTTTCTATTTTCAATAATGAAGATATTATTACATTCTTCGAAAATCTCGGTGTAAAACTGAAAGAAGAAGATCATGGACGCATGTTCCCTGTATCAAATAAAGCACAATCAGTAGTAGACGCACTTTTAACACGATTAAAAGACTTAGGTGTAAAAATCCGTACGAATACACCCGTTGAAACAATTGAATATGAGAACGGTCAAACGAAAGCAGTTGTACTACAAACTGGCGAAGTGTTAGAAACAAATCACGTCGTTATCGCTGTTGGCGGAAAATCTGTTCCTCAAACTGGATCTACTGGAGACGGATATGCTTGGGCTAAAAAAGCCGGGCATACAATTACAGAATTATTCCCAACAGAAGTACCAATCCTTTCAAACGAACCATTTATTCGTGATCGCTCCTTACAAGGTTTAGCTTTACGCGATGTAAACTTAAGCGTATTAAACCCGAAAGGAAAAGCTATCATTTCTCACAAAATGGACATGCTCTTCACTCATTTCGGCCTATCTGGTCCTGCTGCACTTCGCTGTAGTCAATTCGTCGTGAAAGCACTGAAAAAGTTTAAAACGAATACCATTCAAATGAGTATCGATGCATTGCCAGACGAAAATAGTGAACAACTATTCCAGCGCATGCTGAAACAAATGAAAGAAGATCCGAAAAAAGGAATTAAAAACGTTTTAAAAGGTTATGTACCTGAGCGTTACTTCCTATTCTTATTAGAAAAAAATGAAATTGATGGCAGCGAACAAGCTGGACAAGTTTCTCACGAAAAGATTCGTGCACTTGTGAAAGACTTTAAAGAATTTACTGTAAATGTAAATGGTACGCAGTCAATTGAAAAAGCATTCGTGACTGGCGGCGGTGTATCCGTTAAAGAAATTAATCCGAAAGAAATGTCTTCTAAATTCACGAACGGCTTATATTTCTGCGGGGAAGTTCTTGATATTCACGGTTATACTGGAGGCTATAATATTACATCTGCTCTTGTTACTGGTAGAATTGCCGGAACAACAGCTGGAGAAAACGCGAAAATGCAATATTAAACTGAGAAACAGGGATTCCTGTTTCTTTTTTTATAGGTACATAAAATTATATCGGCGATTCCACGACAAATATCCCCTCCCCTTAACTTCCCATTGCTTTTTTGTTGCTTTATATACCTTAGTACCTTTATATTTTATATTGTTGAATATTTGAAAAAGGGTAAGGGGAAAACATATGAGAAAAAAAGTCATGATGTCTTTAATGCTAATGACGTTTCTTTCTGCAGTAGAAGGAACGATTGTTAGTACAGCAATCCCTCGTATAACGAGTGATTTGTCAGGCGTCGAACTTGTTAGTTGGGTATATGCAATTTATATGCTTGCAACAGCTGTTTCGACTCCAATATACGGAAAGCTTGCTGATTTATTTGGCCGTAAAAAAGTTTTACTTATCGGAGCTACAATCTTTTTAGTCGGTTCTGCACTTTGCGGAGTCGTTACATCGATGGAACAATTAATTTTCTTCCGCGCTCTTCAAGGGATCGGTGCTGGTGCTGTTATGCCGATCACAATGACAATTATTGGAGACTTATATAGCGAAGCGAAAGATCGCGCGAAAGCACAGGGCTGGATGAGTGCCGTTTGGGGTGTATCTGGTGTTATCGGACCGTTAGTAGGTGGATTTTTAGTTGATTCCCTATCTTGGCGTTATATTTTCTTCTTAAACGTTCCATTCGGCATTATCGCTTGCTTAATGATTGCCATTTACTACAAAGAATCTATTAAGCCCGCTAAACACCATATCGACTATCTTGGTGCAACAGTCTTCTCATTAAGTACGATCGCTCTACTATACGCATTATTAACCGGTAGCAGTAAGCAAAACTGGGGAGACATAACAATTATCGGCCTATTAATCTTCGCCGTCGTTTCATTCATTATTTTCTTATTCATCGAGAAAAAATCTCCGGAACCATTAATTCCGCTAGCACTCTTCTCTAACCGTACATTATCTACGATAAACATATTAACGCTTATTGCTGGCGCAATGATTATTAGTATTACAATGTACCTTCCAATTTGGAGCCAAGGTGTATTAGGAAAAAATGCAACGGAAGCTGGACTTATTTTAATGCCAATCCCTGTTATGTGGACATTTGGTGCTATCTTCTCTGGTAACTTAGTAGGCAAATTAAAAACGAAACAAATCATTTTACTTGGAGCTAGCATTTTATCAGTCGCTACGTTCTTATTATTTACATTATCAACACATTCACCATCGTTCCTTATTTATGTAGCAGTCGGATTGTTCGGCTTAGGAATGGGGCTTGTGACACCGATTTACATGGTAACAATTCAAGCAGCCGTACCAGCTCATACACGCGGAACAGCCGTTGGTTTAAACACATTTATTAATACATTTAGTCAAACGTTAGGTGCTGCAATCTTTGGAACAATCTTCAATACGATGATTCACGCACGTGGCATTAAAAACCTTGATCTTGTATCTGGGGGACACGGCGGGGCTACAGCAAGTGTAGCAACTGAATCACAATCCGCATTAGCAGCAAGTGTACATATCATTTATATGAGCACTTTCGTATTAGCAGTATGTACATTAATTATCGCTTGGCTTTTATTAAAACCAGCTACACAAACAAATGAGCAATAATAAAGAGGATGACCATTTCGGTCATCCTCTTTTTACTCTTCATTCTCCACAATATGTTTCAGCATGGACAATTTATTATCCCAAAAACGTTCATAATACGAGAGCCACTGTTGTAATTCCTCTAATGGCTCTGGATGCAAGCGATATATTTTCTCTCTTCCGCTTTTTCTTCCACTTACTAAATTCGCTTCCGAAAGAATATGAAGGTGCTTTACAACCGCAGTACGACTCATCGGAAAATGATCCGTTATTTTGGAAATCGGTAACTC
This Bacillus paramycoides DNA region includes the following protein-coding sequences:
- the thpR gene encoding RNA 2',3'-cyclic phosphodiesterase — translated: MKPHYFVAITLPNHIKEVLSNYKQEMQGELPFRSWVHKEDYHITLSFLGSATEEQLEGIQNGLQTLTETNELSFKLQGFSTFGMEDRPRIFWAKVSENHDLFQVQKQIQAICEGNGFSLDTRPYHPHITVARKWVGEENFDLEHIKEVPEISFQADTITLYESHVKETPKYKAIAEIKLQK
- the pepV gene encoding dipeptidase PepV; this encodes MSAINWTEEVAKRKDDLIRDTQQFLQIKSVWEEESAKEGAPFGEGVEKALSFMLHKGETEGFASKNLEGYAGHLEMGQGEELVGILCHVDVVPEGDGWTTPAYSADIRDGKIFARGAIDDKGPTMAAYYAMKIVKELGLPLSKRVRMILGTDEESNWKCVDHYFKNEEMPTIGFAPDADFPIINAEKGISDIQVVQNGSEEKKGTYELVSFESGRRLNMVPDFAEAIITGEDVNALTVAYEEYLQTAKKIGEAIVEGNMVTLQIKGISAHGSTPEKGENAGLLLANFLTKVALDGKGASFATFATETFIGDIYGEKATIAYKDEVSGPLTVNVGRLSYTKENGGNLGLNVRYPVTTNFEEMIAKLKEYVSTHGFEVADYSNSRPHHVDKDHVLIRTLQRVYEEQTGEKAELLAIGGGTYARSLKAGVAFGPLFPGKEELAHQKDEYIEIEDLLKATAIYAQAIHELAK
- a CDS encoding DeoR family transcriptional regulator, with amino-acid sequence MKPTTTRMLTRIKSIYMYINENGTVTTKDLVDEFGITPRTIQRDLNVLQFNELVYSPCRGKWTTTGKKVRMTS
- a CDS encoding pseudouridine synthase — translated: MRLDKLLANMGYGSRKEVKKLLKDGVVKIDGTPVKDAKVHVNVEEQEVMIHGEVVEYKEFVYLMMHKPQGVISATEDDNHETVIDLLELEDAIFNPFPVGRLDIDTEGFLLITNDGKLSHQLLSPKKHVPKKYYAHVAGVVTEEDVKEFAKGVILDDGYETKPGALTILKSDDISEIELVITEGKFHQVKRMFEAVGKKVVYLKRTEMGPLVLDEELELGQYRELTDEEVEMLKTYQVDTEK
- a CDS encoding putative polysaccharide biosynthesis protein, with the translated sequence MSDSKFLRGTLIVTLGTFLVKFLGMIYVFPFHALVGTEGGTLYTYGYIPYTIFLSIATAGVPLAVSKFVSKYNALGDYKTSRRMFRSGMVMMIVTGVLSFLVLYMTAPLFAEAMLGKQSIHSNVEEVTTIIRLVSFALIVVPAASLIRGYFQGHQSMGPTTVSQIIEQIIRIVFLLAGSFIVIKVLGGTVATAVGVATFAAFVSAVGALGVLIWYWLKRKKHLDQYLIEQTAPESTVSTVQLFKELFAYAIPYVVIGLTIPLYQQIDTLTFNSIMQAIGQGDIAERALGIFTMWTHKLIMIPVSLATAFSLTLVPAITKSFTEKQYRYLKLQITQTFQANMFLTLPAVVGISSLAYPIYTAFYDSDPLGGQVLMWYAPVALLFALFTVTAAILQGINQQKHAIIALIMGVILKFVCNVIFIRYFGTVGAILATAVGFLASVWYTNQQIKKYANYSFGVVYKRTFQIAVLTFIMVVTVKLSQWILSFMISPDSRMGALITVVICAGIGGLVYGLLAIRTGVLERVFGGEALEKIQRKLGNRFKIKLKSKGA
- a CDS encoding NAD(P)/FAD-dependent oxidoreductase, whose protein sequence is MHYDVIVIGGGPSGLMAAIGAAEEGANVLLLDKGNKLGRKLAISGGGRCNVTNRLPLDEIVKHIPGNGRFLYSAFSIFNNEDIITFFENLGVKLKEEDHGRMFPVSNKAQSVVDALLTRLKDLGVKIRTNTPVETIEYENGQTKAVVLQTGEVLETNHVVIAVGGKSVPQTGSTGDGYAWAKKAGHTITELFPTEVPILSNEPFIRDRSLQGLALRDVNLSVLNPKGKAIISHKMDMLFTHFGLSGPAALRCSQFVVKALKKFKTNTIQMSIDALPDENSEQLFQRMLKQMKEDPKKGIKNVLKGYVPERYFLFLLEKNEIDGSEQAGQVSHEKIRALVKDFKEFTVNVNGTQSIEKAFVTGGGVSVKEINPKEMSSKFTNGLYFCGEVLDIHGYTGGYNITSALVTGRIAGTTAGENAKMQY
- a CDS encoding MDR family MFS transporter, with translation MRKKVMMSLMLMTFLSAVEGTIVSTAIPRITSDLSGVELVSWVYAIYMLATAVSTPIYGKLADLFGRKKVLLIGATIFLVGSALCGVVTSMEQLIFFRALQGIGAGAVMPITMTIIGDLYSEAKDRAKAQGWMSAVWGVSGVIGPLVGGFLVDSLSWRYIFFLNVPFGIIACLMIAIYYKESIKPAKHHIDYLGATVFSLSTIALLYALLTGSSKQNWGDITIIGLLIFAVVSFIIFLFIEKKSPEPLIPLALFSNRTLSTINILTLIAGAMIISITMYLPIWSQGVLGKNATEAGLILMPIPVMWTFGAIFSGNLVGKLKTKQIILLGASILSVATFLLFTLSTHSPSFLIYVAVGLFGLGMGLVTPIYMVTIQAAVPAHTRGTAVGLNTFINTFSQTLGAAIFGTIFNTMIHARGIKNLDLVSGGHGGATASVATESQSALAASVHIIYMSTFVLAVCTLIIAWLLLKPATQTNEQ
- a CDS encoding ArsR/SmtB family transcription factor, producing the protein MSSSAAKYDVFQAIADPTRREVIRLLSDKELPISKITDHFPMSRTAVVKHLHILSEANLVSGRKSGREKIYRLHPEPLEELQQWLSYYERFWDNKLSMLKHIVENEE